DNA sequence from the Acidimicrobiia bacterium genome:
ATCCTCACTCCCTACGCGAACTTGCAGAAGCGAGTCGGCGACTACTTCCACGAGAACATCTACATCACGACCAGCGGGTATTTCACGTTCGCGCCGCTGTTATGCGCCCTCATGGTCCTCGGCGCAGATCGCATCCTGTTTGCCACCGACTATCCGTACAGCGACATGGCGGAGGGACGCGCATTTCTTGATGCCGCCCCCATCAATCCAACCGATCGCGAAAAGATCGCGCACGGGAACGCCGAACGGCTGCTCCGGATGTGAACCCGCATCGATAGAACGTGCCGTTGCCTGCCGTTCTTCGGGAAGGGGACTGATGGATGAGAGGCCACTAGATCGGGCTGAGGTAGTGGTCGTTGGTGGAGGGCACAACGGACTGATTTGTGCTGCGTACTTAGCTCGAGCGGGTCTCGACGTCTGCGTCGTAGAGAAGAACGAAACGTGCGGAGGTGCGCTCTACAGCACATCACGGGCTGGCGTCACGCTTGAGCTCGGAGCGGTCGACCATTCAACGATCGTGGCGTCGCCGATCCCAGAGGAGCTAGAGCTCGAGCGGCATGGCCTCGAGTACATCTACCGAACAAACAACGCGATGCACCTGTTCGGCGACGGAACCGAGATCGCGATTGCTGCAGATCCAAAGGACACGGCTCGCTCAATCGCACAGGTGGACGAGGCCGACGCGAGCGCGTGGTTCGAGTTGGTGGATCTCTCTCGCCGACTCATGGGCCTCACGGCCGAGTTGTCGAACGGTCGAAATGTTCCGATGTCGGTTGCGCTGCGCGCGGGTCGACTGGCGTTGGGACGGAAAGGCCGTCCGCTGATGGAGCTCGCGACGATGCCGGTCGCCGACTTAGCCCAGAAGTGGTTCCGCAGCCCTCACATGCGAGCCCTGGCCATCTTCCGCACGGCGTTCTCGGGCCTCCCCGCGTCGTATCCCGGAACCGGGGCCTTCTTTTGTCTCACCCCCGCAGGTCACGGGCGGCGGTACGCCCGGCCCAGAGGGGGATCTCCCGCGTTCGTAGCTGCGCTTGAGCGGGCCGTGACTTCGGCCGGCGGTCGAATCGAACCGGGATTTGCCGTGTCAACCGTCACGCAGCGGTCCGATGGGTGGGAAGTGCGATCGAGGCAAGGTTCCATGTTGCACGCGTCAAGGGCGGTGGTATCGGCGATCCCGCCGCAGGATCTGGTCTTGGACATGATCCAGCCTCATGACGCGATTCCGGCGAAGCTCCGCCAGCGTTTCGAACGCGTCGAGGTGGTAAGCGGGAACCTCAGCCAGTTCGGTATTGCCTCGGTGCTGAGAGAGCGCCCCGATCTTGGCGTCGTTGAGGGCAGCGGGTTCGAGGGCTCGATGTTGTGGCTTCTGGCGGATCCGTCCGCCGCGTTGGAGTCTCAGGCCGCCGCGTTGACAGGAGATCTTGCGCCAAGGCCGAGCGTGATCGTGACCATTCCTTCGATCGTCGATGTGTCTCTTGGGAAACCCCCGAACGCTTCGATGTGGATCAACAGCTTCATGGCCCACCAACTCGACCGAGTAGGCGGTTGGGAGTCAGCGCGCGCGGAGGCTGCCGACACGG
Encoded proteins:
- a CDS encoding NAD(P)/FAD-dependent oxidoreductase: MDERPLDRAEVVVVGGGHNGLICAAYLARAGLDVCVVEKNETCGGALYSTSRAGVTLELGAVDHSTIVASPIPEELELERHGLEYIYRTNNAMHLFGDGTEIAIAADPKDTARSIAQVDEADASAWFELVDLSRRLMGLTAELSNGRNVPMSVALRAGRLALGRKGRPLMELATMPVADLAQKWFRSPHMRALAIFRTAFSGLPASYPGTGAFFCLTPAGHGRRYARPRGGSPAFVAALERAVTSAGGRIEPGFAVSTVTQRSDGWEVRSRQGSMLHASRAVVSAIPPQDLVLDMIQPHDAIPAKLRQRFERVEVVSGNLSQFGIASVLRERPDLGVVEGSGFEGSMLWLLADPSAALESQAAALTGDLAPRPSVIVTIPSIVDVSLGKPPNASMWINSFMAHQLDRVGGWESARAEAADTVWATIEACLPGLRDRVTESILMTPDDLSARTGATNAATHLAPTLDQLLGDRPVRGSAQHRLGVPGIYLTGAGTHPGPSVSGLPGRACAEAVLADLARSNGRGRRAQRARWMGAERSRARNLVRLTRQVRSG